Below is a window of Propionispora hippei DSM 15287 DNA.
TTCTGGATAATATTGTGTAGATTATTTATGGAACTTTCAATATAATTCTTTTGTTTTACAGTCATTCTTGTATCAAAAACGGGATACCTACCCTTATTTTGATTATCCGTAATTTTGTAAAAATAATTAGGAATGTATAGGTTTAATTCTCTTAAAATTTTTATAAAAATCCTAGGAAATAATAAATGATGAAGCATCTTGTCTTCAACATTATTCCGATCTTTTGTTATAGCTGACAAATATTTAAATGTTTCATAATCATTAACAAATGAATGAAAAAAGTTTTTATGTTGTTCCTGGAGCTTATCCGCATAATCTTTTAACGATAAATCACGAAAATAAATTGCACCTCCAGCAGGATTATTTAATGATTTTGAAAAAGAAAATATGGCAATGTCCCCAATATATCCTATTTCTCTATTTTTATCTGGGTCTCTTGCGCCTAGAGAATGAGCACAATCTTCTATATGAATTAAACCTAAATTAGTCGAAATATTTTGTATTTCATAAACATTTTTATTAAAAGAACCAAAGTAATGATGTGAAATAATTGCTATTACATCTTTATCGAGCTTAGATTGTAAATCATTTATATCCATACTTAAATTGCTTAAGTTGACATTAACAAATACCGGATCTCCTCCTGCTTGAACAATCGCTGACGGCACTGTAGTATTACAAGTAAAGGCTGGAATTATAACTTTTTTACCTTGAACCCCTATAGATAGTAAAGCTAAATAGAGAGCCGTTCGCCCATATGATGTTAATATAGCATTATTCATTATATGCCTCTTTTAATCAATTTCTCATATTTTACTTTATACAAATAAAAAGCATATAGCATAGAAATAAAACATGCTGTAGCTGCGCCGTATTTACCAAAGATCGGAGTTAAAAGTATATTAGAGAGTAGACTTACTGCTGTCATTTGGTATGCCATCTTTTTTTGTAGTACCCCATGACCATTACTTGCCAGCCAAGAATTATAAGGTTTGTAGCCTGCTTGGCACGAGACAGCAGCTACCAAAATGAGTAAAACTATAAAACTTTCTTTAAAATCTCCGCCTAAATAAAAATGAGTAATAATAAATCCACCTGAAACCGCAGCTATTACAGAAATAATAATGCCATAGTAATTAAAGTTCAAAACTTTTCTTGAAATTTCCTCACTTCCAGCAAAATCTCTGAACTTCGAAGAAGCCAAGGCGATTGAAAAGCTATTTACAGGATTAGCTATAGAAAAAGCCATTGAATATATTCCAACCTCTTTAGCTCCTGCAAAAAACGATACTAACATTTTATCAATTTGATAAGCAGCCACATCGACAATTCTTCCTAAATACAAGTGTTTCCCGTAGCATTGATTTTCTTGATGTATTTTCTTAAAATTAATAATTAGATTAGTGAATTTCGGACGTTTCCATAAAACACATCCCAAAAAGGCTGCTAAACACGTACAAGAAAACATCATGGATACCCATAGCGGTGTTAATTGATTAATAAAATATAAAACAAAAACGGCA
It encodes the following:
- a CDS encoding DegT/DnrJ/EryC1/StrS family aminotransferase — encoded protein: MNNAILTSYGRTALYLALLSIGVQGKKVIIPAFTCNTTVPSAIVQAGGDPVFVNVNLSNLSMDINDLQSKLDKDVIAIISHHYFGSFNKNVYEIQNISTNLGLIHIEDCAHSLGARDPDKNREIGYIGDIAIFSFSKSLNNPAGGAIYFRDLSLKDYADKLQEQHKNFFHSFVNDYETFKYLSAITKDRNNVEDKMLHHLLFPRIFIKILRELNLYIPNYFYKITDNQNKGRYPVFDTRMTVKQKNYIESSINNLHNIIQKRQMIASKLDKIIPAYLRDFEGNTFTQYVVKHNNIYKLEDIFSKINIKTRRVWPTFQPMWNGQYNNNIEYLKNHLLLIDLDFITDEKIIKLEKLL
- a CDS encoding lipopolysaccharide biosynthesis protein; its protein translation is MKKIKIILSNKTSRQTTCLFISQILGLVFGFISNMILAKNMGAQQFGLYSFTVAVLSFCSIFFEFGYFASGSKLLAENQSKEKEDELIGALLVITALISIGYVITIIIISFIIDKVFEDKIGDILRALSIVSFSFILPFFFELVMKGCNRILTLSVFNVLWRFLFLFAVFVLYFINQLTPLWVSMMFSCTCLAAFLGCVLWKRPKFTNLIINFKKIHQENQCYGKHLYLGRIVDVAAYQIDKMLVSFFAGAKEVGIYSMAFSIANPVNSFSIALASSKFRDFAGSEEISRKVLNFNYYGIIISVIAAVSGGFIITHFYLGGDFKESFIVLLILVAAVSCQAGYKPYNSWLASNGHGVLQKKMAYQMTAVSLLSNILLTPIFGKYGAATACFISMLYAFYLYKVKYEKLIKRGI